The Falsibacillus albus genomic interval CTCTCAGTTTTCCCTTTTATATCCGATTCGGTCTTTTCCCAGGAATCCCCCATATCTACTGGATAAAGTTTTACCTCACCCGGCCAATTAGAAATGGAATGATGTAATTCTTTTTTATACAAATCAATGAACCACTCTGGAGTCACCTGTTGTTCGGCATAAATTTTCTTCTCAGTCGAAGCAGGGGAGACGGCATGGGTTAATACAAGTCGAAATAATTGTGGATTGAGCATCCAGTCTTTAAGAAAATCGGAATCGATACGATCGAAAAAGTTTTCACATCTTGATAATTGATCCGCTCTTTCTACCATCAGAATCAGACTTGCCTTTGGCAGTATTTGATTAATGATCCTGTTCACATGGCGATGCTCTTCCTCCGAACTGCTTTCTATACCTGGTAAATCAATGATGCTTAAGTCAATCGCATCGACCTTGGGATCACGATAGTTAGATGGAAGAAGCACTTCCACCAAATCAATTCCGATTCCTTTTTCCACTTGGTCACGAATGTGTGCTAGTGTTTCCATTAATGCTTCTTCTGAGGATAACATTACCGCGGTATCCTCATATCGGATGTGATAGTCTTCATCTTCGGAAAAAGAGTATTTCATAGCAGTGGAAGTGGAGGACGAACCTCTCTTTCTACCGCCTCTCAAGGCAGTAGATACTGCCTCGACATGCTCTTCTTTCAAACCTATCAATGAAAGAATGAGAGTGGTTTTCCCTACCTGTGATTTCCCAAATAGAGCAATCATCTTATCCGTATTGGCCTCTTCAAATATCCGTTTAAATTGAGTGGTTTTGAAGTCGGCCAAGAAGTCCCGTTTTGCTTCATATGCCCACTCTAACCGGTTTTGATGAAGATCACACCAAGTAGTCGAGATAGTCATCTATGGCACCTCTAACTTCTTTTCGGTAATCCTTCACATCATTTAACGCATGTAGAGCCTGATTCAAACGAAATACTTCACGATCTACATTGGTCGTCTTTCGCAGGGAATGTTCAATTCTTACTTGAACGTAGTCCATCATCTCATTAAATTTGTCTGTGTATGCCCGGAAGTGGTTATCCCGGATGGTGGTAATGAGTTGACTGGCGACATGCTCGTCAGCAAAGCTTTGCTTGCTCATTTGATTTAATATGTTCACGGAAAGGATAGCCAACGATATTCCTCCAAGTATCCCCACAGCAATAGAAGCAGAAGCCTTTGTAACCCCTATCCCTAGAGTGTTTAAGATATCCGGGATTGTATCAATCTGGCCATCGATTACCGCATCCAACCCCAGGACGGCAACGGTCCCTCTGATGATGTTTTGAGGAGCAGGCTTGATGGAAGAGAGCTTCTTCTGTAATTCTGCTTCTTCTTGTTCAGGTAATTGAGAAGCATTGGTCAGTTCATGGTCCACTAAAGACCATTTCATACTCTCCAGAATCAGAACAGGTATTAGTGAAAACACTTGTGTCATTTCTTCTTTTGCCGTTATCTCATAGGAAGATTCGCTGCTGAACAACGCATTTAAATTTTGAATATGGACTGGATCCAATTCATATTCAGAGGCTGTCTCACCATTAGGGAGGGAGTTTATCTTTCCATTACGATTAAACAAGGTCATCTCAAGCTTTAGTCTCTCATTAATCTTTTGGGCCGTTTGGATCGTCACATGATCTTTAGACCACGTCTCTTTAATCAGCTGTTCAAATTCGTATCGGTGCTTATACGGATTCCCAAGATTGGTGAAGAATCTTTTCACCCGATCATTGAAATCTCTTTCACTAATAGAAGAGGAGATGAGAGATACAGCATTGCTTGCATGCGTGTTTAATACCTCCTTGATTAATTTTTCAAATTGCTGGGTAACTTCCTTTCGTTTAGCTTGAAAACCATCCAAGTATTCCTTATGTAAGCTTGGTATTATATCCTGATCTCTGGTTATCCTTACTTTCCTGGATTGAATGTCAACTTCTTCTTCAATACTATCCAGTGTGATCTTCAAGTCTTTCAACTGTTTGTCTAGGTGTTCGAGCTGGTTCATTCTAAAGACTTTGGGAATGGAATTTGATGCCTCTATCCCTGTTACAAGGTCGTTTATCCATTCATTTCCGAAGGTCGACACTTTTCCAGTCTTGATCACGCGGTAATCTTGAGTGGCAGGAATTCGAAAATCCGACATTATCGATTGTCTTAGCTGCTCATTCCCATCCTTACTTTTATCCGAATAAGAAAGGGCGATAATCGGTTTTGCTTCTTTAAAATCGATGAGCATCTCTTGGAGGAAGTCCTTATTTTCTTTATTAGCAGCTGCTGTTTCATTAAGAACAAATACAAAGGTAGAGGACATCTTTAAAGAATGGCGCATAAACTCCTGCCAAGTCTCCGTCTCTTTGTCCCCTTCAAACCCGGGAAGGACAGCAATGGACTTGTATTCATTTCTAAAATACTTATAGGGTACGTGAAGTTCAAGCCACACATCGCTCAAGCCCGGGTGAAAAGCTTTGTGATGGAATTCTTCTACGGTAATCTGACGGTCCTGAATCCCAAGTTCATTTGTTCCATCTTCTTTCTTTAATTCACGGACGAAACAAGTGAAGTCCTGCCAATCTGCTTTTTCCGTGATTAGAATGGGGATCTTTTCTCCCCGGCCAGGATTCTCTGGAAGGTATGCATCTGGAATATCATACATTCTTTTGACGATGGTGGATTTCCCAACTCCCTGCAGCCCTGTCATACTAATGATTTGTCTATTAAAAAATGATTCAGCCAATATCATCTTTTTGTAAAAGTTCTTCATGGGCTCTTCTAGCTCCACATCTTTATCCAATGTTTTAATAGAAGAATAAAGATTTTTCAGCTTCCGGTTCAATTCATTGATCATTAATTCTGGTGTCATGGGCAATTCTTTTAATGCAGTCATATGTATCTCCTTTTATTGGCTATTACTTTTTTTAGAGTTTTTTACAATAAATATATAATTAAACAAATTATAACATCCATGCGTCTGTTTTTGTCATATTGGGTCGGGATTTGTAGGTGTGAAAGAAGCTTAAGGGTTCCAGAGGAAAGTTGAATGGTAAAAAGGGTGACGATAAAAAGGTGACAGGCACCATCCATTTTCTGGATGGTGCCTGTCACCTTTTTACAAAAACATATTTTTACATATTTTGCACTTTTTGCGGATTTTTCGCCTTGGATATGATACTTTTGTATCAAAACACTTAATTAGTTCTTTGGAGGGTGTAAGTCTATTGGCACAGGTATTGGATTCAGAAAAAGAGGTTGTACAAAATTATTCTGATATTGATGAAATGGAAGAGAACCTATTTATCGAATTTCAGAATATCGTTCATCAATTGAGTCATGAAATTACTGACAACGTCATGGCGAAGGTCGTATCAACACCATTGGACGAAATTTATAAAAAATATGAATCGCACTTCCCGAAGCTGGAGGTTTCAACAAATAAGATTCATGAGGTCTCGGAGCAGCTGCAAGAAACTAAAAAAGACTTATATGACAATATTTCTAACATCATTTCTGAAGTGAGCAACAAGGCAATAAGAGAAACAGTGTTTACGAGATTAGAAACAATAAAAGAAGGATATGAAAATCAGCTCCCCCTGATTGATAAAAATTCAACCAAACTAAGTGGTTTAATCAGTGAAATTGAAAATGTTAAAAATGACCTATATAAAAGTACCAACTCCATCATCAGTGAAGTGAGCAGTGAAGTATTAAAACAAGATGTGCTGTTGAAATTCGACGAACTCTTTAAACAACATGAAATTCAATTACCTAAAATCAAGGAAACATCTAATCAAATTGATGAATTGCTCATTAAGATCGAAGAAGCAAGGAAGCATTTATATACCAATATCACCAACGTTTATAACATGATGTCCAATCGCATGATCGACACGGTTAACGAAAAATTGAATACGATTTACGTGAGCTATAGCACGAAGGTTGAAGAAATTGAACGAGAGAACAAGATTTTGAAGACTACCATTGATGACCTGAATACTACGAAGGAAGAACTGAATGTGACTATTAATACCCTAAACGATGACATAAGGGATTTGAGACAAGAGGTAAGATCATTAAAAGGACAATCGAACAGTACCAAAACAATTATTGAAGAGAAATTTGATCATTTCAAGAAGGTATTGATTGGTGTCGGAGTGGTGGTTGTCGCGATATCCTTGTTTTTTTAATCCTATTTTACAAATGGAAAGGGGGGAATGGACGTGTTTAAGGATTCCGCTGCCAAATCTATCAAGACTGTTATAGCCAATAAGAACAGGCAAGTCATGAAAAATAGAATGAGAAACCATTTTCAACGTCTGCAAAGTGACATCAATCAAATATTAGATGACATTAACTTTGAAACAGGGAATGAAAATGCAAAGCTTGTACATCCGATCATTGATGAATTAAAGGCGTTAAACTTTAAAATGATTCAATTAACGGAAGGTCTTGATAAAACCTTTGAATTGTTTGTTGTAGGAATGGGGAATTACGGAAAATCCACTTTAATCAACGCTTTACTCGAACAGGAAGTAGCGGATATGGATGTAAGGCCAAAAACCTGGAAAGTGGATGTGTATGACGCGACGCTCTCTGATGATACGTGCTTGATCGTTTATCGCGATGGCGGATCGGAGCATAGGTCCCTTGAGGAGACGAAAATCTTCCTTGAAGAAGAAGAGAATAAGACGAAACGCAGTAGACAATTAGTGAAATCAGAATTGAAAAAGGTTTTGTCGGAATTGAAGACGAAAGAAGCGGTAAAGGAAACGGAAGAATATCTAAAGAAAGAGTTTTTATATCAATCAGATGTGGTGGAAGTAAGGTGGCCGATCAACCCCACTTATTTATCCAAAAGGTTTATGGTGGTCGATACTCCTGGTCTGGTCCAGGAAAATCTATCTGGAGATACGATTGTCAGTGTCCAAAAATATTATCATCAAGCTGACGGCGTGATCTGGATATTGGATGCAACGAAATTAGCGTCCAAAAAGTCCAAAGATATGGTTAACGAATTAGAGAAGTCTTTGAGCAAGATCGGTGGAAAAACAGACAATATCATAGCTGTTTTGAACCGGATCGATTTAGTTCGAAAAAATGGCGGTGAAGAAGCGGAACAAAAGGTACTCGACGAGGCGAATAAACATTTCGGCAAGTACTTTGAAAATTTTATATGCATTTCAGCCAAACAGGCTTTTAACGGGATCATGAAACGGGACAAGCAGCAAAGAAGTGAAAGCGGGATCGATTCATTAATCAATGCGGTTGATGCCAACTTCTACGAAAATGCCCAGAAGGTGCAATTACAGAGTCGAGAACTGAGTTATAAACAAATTATCCGTGAGGTTACAGAGGATTCTTACATAATAAAAGCTTACATGCAGAGATTGAGAAAAGAACAAGAAGAGTACATAGAAAGAAAAGAATCCATTATCAATAGGTTCAATAGGATCGGCCAAAATTACAAATCGGAATTCGAAAATATTACATCTTCATTTCTTGATAGTGTCGAAATTCGAGTGAACAATCATGCGCAAGTTTTATTTGATTTTGAAACAGATCGAGAGAGAGAGGAGTATATAAAAGATTATCTATTTTGTCTTGATGAATTCCAGACAAAGTTGGAAAAGTTCCATAAATTTTGGCTGGAGGAGATCGTAACCTCGATGAACCAACTAGCAGCAGAGACTGTCTTTACGGAATATAAACATATAGATCCCGAGGCCATTAATAAAATGTTTAAAGAAATAAACATGATGTCAAAAAATAATATTTCATACAGTCTCGACTCAGCAGATATTCAAACGGAAAATCTAAGTTTGGCTTCCGGGGCAGGGATTGCGGCCATCGGCGGCTTGATTTTTGGACCGTTTGGATTACTGTTGGCTGGTATAACAAGTTTCTTGGGGGTTAATAAAGGAATTGCGAAATTATTTAAAAGCGGCAATTTAAAAAGGAAATTAAATGAGACTATACAACGTCATGTGAAGGATATCAAAAAATCAATTCTTGATGATCTGGAATGCAAAAATAAAGAAGCTAAAGGAAACGTATTAAATGAGTTCATCCAGTCTTTCCAGATGCTTCACGGTCCTTATGAGTCAAGTTTGAAAATAGAAAAGTCTCTTAATGATCTTTATAAAGCCGTTGAAAGACCCATTATTTATCCAGACATTAAGTCGTTGATCGTTTACGAGAATAAGAAAATATTAGCATAATGAGGTGGATTAAATGAGCGATTTTCAGAAGTTATTAAAGGCAAAAGTATCAATGGATCATTCCCCATTAAAAAAGTTACAAAAAAGTGCGGTAGCTGCTCCAGTGATTATTGATCACAAATTGTTTAACGATGAGTCCAGAAAAATGGATAAGTTAATCGAGAACATGGATTCATCGCTAAAAGTCGTCATTATGGGGGAAGTAAAAGCCGGTAAATCAACGTTATTAAACTCGTTTGCCGGCAGAAACATTTCTCCGATGGATATTTCTGAGGCGACAGGTTCCATCATTGAAATCAAGTATCACCCCGAGCCATATGGAAAAATCATCTTAAGGGATTCAATCATAGAAGATAAACCGGACAAAATATTTGATGAGCTGCAAAACAATAATAACAACCAGGAGTTTTTCAAAACATGTGAAGGCATTGAATTTGGTTTTCCGATTTCGAACCTGAAAGATTTCACATTGGTAGATACTCCCGGATTGGAAACCATCACAGAGGATAATTCCAATCGTACAAAAGAATACATAGCTAAAACCGATGTTGTGATTTGGGTCTTTAATGGTCATCATCTAGGTCAGGCGGATGTCGAAGAGGCATTGATCGAAGTGAATCGTTTCGGCAAACCGATCATTGCGGTCATAAATCGGATCGATGAAATCGATGAGGATCCGGAGGTCTTGATTGATTATTTAGATGATGAAATCGGGATGTTTGTGGAAGAGATTATAGCCGTTTCTGCTTTCAAAGCAAACAATGCGGTCCTGTCAGGCGACGACAGTTTATTAACTGAATCCGGCTTCCAATCATTGCTTGAATATATAGGCGATAATATAAGTTCTAATTCGGAACAAGTAAAAAAAGATGTCGTCATCAACTCGGCGCAGGTCTTATTGAATCGTGATCTTCTCATTCATGAAGAATATATCAAAACGATTGAATTTTTACAGGCGCAAATGGAAGAAATAAAAAATAAAGTGAAAATGTCCAGCTCCAGAATTCATGATAATGTACTATACCAGTTTGAAAATTGGTACCAAAATGAATTTCTATCAGATGAAGCGGAAGAGCTGAAAAATATAATAAAACAATCCGGTTATTTCCAATTAAAGAATGATAAGAAAGAAGTAGAGTGTAAGCTTCAATCCATTTTCTCTGAAGAAAATATAAATAACAAATTAAGTGAGAGAATTAAGGATATGGATAAAACCTATATCAATGAATGGAAAGTAGCCGTCGATAAGATAAAACGGGAAATCCAAGTCGAAATAAATGATTTCAAAATTGAAGCTGAAAAAGAACTGGAATTAAAACTTAAACACAACAATAAGTTAAATGATGGAGATTCGGACTTTCTAAGCGGGGCATCGAAGGGAGCTTTGTTAGGGGGAGCAACGGGTGCAGCATCGGCGTTTTATGCTGCCGCATTGGGTCCGGCAGCGGCAACGGTAACAGCCGGGATGGCGCTCTCTGCCTTTATGCCGCCGATGTTACTAATCGGTGGAACAATCGGAGTCGTCTCAGCAGCATTGAAGTTTAAATCCGAAAAAAGCATGGCGGAAAAAAATATTGATGACATTTTCAAAAATGCAAAACAACAATTTAAAAAAGAGTTGTTCAATTCGATAAGTGAGAAATATGTGAAGCAAGATGAACAAATTTTAGAAAAAATCGATGCTTTGCTGATTAACTCTTTTGCCAATGGTGTCAGCACGGCTCAAATAGTATTCTTGAAGATGAAATTGGAAAAATATCTTTTTGAAGTAAAAAAGCATATCGAAGAGCTTAAATTGATTGAAGTATAAAGGATTTCTATACAATACTTTGATGACTTATGCAGCGTGCTCATCACCAAAACGGTGGTGGGCTTTTTTATTTGCTCAACTTCAAATAGATGAGTTAACTGGAGGGGCTATTGGACAACATCATAAAGGAATTAAAATTTAAATATTCTTTTAATTCAAAAAGTTTTGTGATATTATTTTAATTAATTACAGTATCACTTAACTTTATTACAGGTATATGAAAATTAATGCTGTAAGAATGTAAAGGAGTTCAGTATGGATGAAATTTATGGAATGATAAAAGATTTACGGTTAAAGAATGGACTTACGTTGAAACAACTAAGCGAGAAGACAGAGCTGTCTGTTAGTTTTCTTTCTCAAGTAGAAAGAGGGACTTCATCGCTGGCAATCACTTCATTGAAGAAAATTGCGGATGCCTTGGGTGTAAAAATCACCGAGTTTTTTGAAAGTGAAAGCAATCCAAATTACATGGTAAAGGCAAGTGAGCATAAGCCGTTTAAGATAGAACGGTCAGAGTTTACCTATACACGATTGAGCGGAGATTTTATGTCGAGGAGCATCGAGCCGCTGCTTGTCACGCTTTCACCAAATCAAAAACAGACTCAAGATTATAGCCATCCAGGGGAAGAGTTTTATTATGTACTGAAAGGTGGGGCTGTCTTTAACATCGATGGAACGGATTATTTTATGAGGCAGGGGGATTCCATTCATTTTCCGTCCAGCTGCCAGCATAATATTGAAAACCCATTCGCTGAAGAAACAGTTTTATTGTGTGTGCTAACGCCAGTCATTTTTTGATTGGGTGTAATAAACAAAGGCTCTTTTCTCAAACTTTGTTGTTTTAACAACTAAAATACAATCTGTATGAAAACAGCCTAAACAAAAGAGTTGAAAGGTGGATGAGAATGCGAGTAGCAACTGATATTGGCGGTACTTTTACTGATTTGGTTTATGTGGATGGCAATGGAGAAATTGGTGTAGCGAAAAGTCATACGACACCTCCTCGATTCGAGCAAGGTGTCATGGATGTAATTGAAAAAAGTGGAATCGATCCAAGTGCCATTCAAACATTCATTCATGGCACGACAGTCATCATCAATGCATTGACAGAAAGAAAAGGTGTGAAAACAGGGTTGATCACGACCAAAGGTTTTCGGGATGTTCTTGAAATAGCTCGAGGAAATCGCCCTGATTTATTTAATGTTCGTTATCAAAAGCCCGTTCCATTTGTTGAACGTTACTTGAGGCATGAAGTTGAGGAACGGCTAAATTACAAAGGGGAAGTTCTGACCGAGTTGAATATGGAACAAGTGAAAGAGGTTGTATCCATCTTTAAAAAGGAAAAGGTTGAAGCCATAGCTGTTTCATACTTGCATTCTTACATAAATCCGCGTCACGAAATTGAAACAGTGGAATTGATTAAAGAGCTTTGGCCCGAAATTGCCGTGACTGCTTCGCATGAGGTTACAAAGGAGTGGAGGGAATATGAGCGGACAAATACGACTGTCCTAAATTCATATGTTAAACCGATTGCTGCTTCTTATGTAAACCGCCTTCAGTCGAAATTGTCAGAAGGAAAAGCATACAGCCACAACTATATCATGCAATCCAATGGTGGTACGACGACCTTCGATAGTGCAAAGGAAACCCCGATTAATATGGTGGAATCCGGTCCGGTTGCCGGTATTTATGGAGCGGCGGTTCTTGGGGAATTACTGGGTGAAGAGAATATCATCGCCTTTGATATTGGGGGGACTACCGCTAAATGCTCGCTCATCAATAATGGAGAAGTGAAGGTCTCGACCGACTACTTTATTGAGAAAGATGAACGCAATGCCGGTTATCCCATTAAAGTCCCTGTAGTTGATATTGTGGAGATCGGGAATGGCGGCGGCTCCATCGCTTGGATTGATGAAGCCGGGTCATTGAAGGTTGGTCCGCAATCTGCAGGTGCACTTCCGGGACCTGTGGCATATGGATTAGGAGGGACAGAGCCGACGACGACCGATGCTAATTTAATCACAGGCAGGTTGTCCCCGGATAACTTTGACTACAATGTAAATTTGGATCTGGTGAAGGATGCCATCAAGAAAAAGGTTTCCGATCAGTATGACTTAACGGTTGAAGAAGGGGCACTTGGAATCATTCGAATTGCCAATTCCAATATGCTCAATGCTCTAAAGTTAATATCTGTTCGTAAAGGACATAATCCAAGAGATTTTGTATTGGTTGCTTTCGGCGGGGGAGGCTCCATGCATGCATTAGCTTTGGCAAAGGATCTGGGAGTGAAGAAGGTCATTGTTCCTGTTGCCTCGTCTGTCTTCTCGGCCTGGGGAATGTTGATGACAGATTTAAGACATGATTATATTCAAACTTTTATCAAGAGGCTGATGAATGTTGACATTGCTGAATTAAATAATGAATGGCGGACACTTGAGACAAACGCATATGAACAGTTTGACAACGAAGGACTTGAAGAAGGCAAGGTTTTGTTTACCCGTTTTGCGGACATGAGGTATCTGGGTCAGGAACATGCTGTCAAGGTTCCTGTACCGAACGGGGAATGGACAGAAGAGAGCATTACTGAAATCACTGAACGATTCCATCAACTTCATGAGAAGAATTTCACATTTAAATTAGAGGAAACCCCTGTAGAAATTGTCAACCTGCATTTAACATCATTCGGACAGGTGAAAAAGCCTGAATTGAAAAAGCTTGTTGGACTGACTGGATCGATTGAAGAAGCGATTAAAGAAGCTCGTCTAGTATACTACGAAAATGAGGGCTGGTTAACTACTAAGATTTACAAGCGAAGCTTACTGCCTCCTGGCGTTCAACTAGAAGGGCCGGCCATCATCGAAGAACCATCCGCATCGACTGTCATTTATCCCGATCAGACATTAACTGTAGACGAATATGGAAATTTACTAATTGATACAGGGGTGGAATAAGAGATGGAACAGCTTAAAACAAAGATTGATCCATTTACGTTGGAAATTGTGAAAGATTCATTGATTGCCATAGGGGATGAGATGTTCATAGCTCTTGCCAGAACATCCATGAGCCCGATCATTTATGAAGTATTGGATTATGCAAGCGGGTTGATGGATTCAAAAGGGCAATTGTTGACCCAAGGGAATGGTGTAACTGGGTTCATCGGGATGCTTTCGTTTATGGTGAAAGAAACTCTTAAGAAATTTGGGGCTGAAGATTTGAAGCCGGGTGACATTATCATTATCAATGATCCTTATGGCGGAGGCGGATCGCATCTGTCGGACGTAGGGTTGGTCATGCCGATTTTTCACGAAGGGGAGCTTATCGCGTTTTCAGCTAATAAAGCGCATTGGACAGAGGTTGGCGGGAAGGACCCAGGTTCATTCAGTAATGATGCGACAGAAATTTTCCAGGAGGGACTTCAATTTCCATGCCTGAAACTATTCAATGAGGGGAACGTCAATGAGGCGGTTGTCGATATTATCAGATCCAATGTCCGTTTTCCAGAACTTTCACTGGGGGATATGTGGGCACAAGTGGCCTCATTGAAAACAGGCGAGAAAAGAGTGATGGAATTATGCAGCAAGCATGGGAAGGACGTCGTTAAGAAATCCATTGAGCACCTGTTGAATCATGGGGAGAAAATGGCACGCAGGGAATTGAAAAAGCTCCCGAATGGAACGTATACAGCATCGGATTTCATTGATGATGACGGTTTTGGAAACGGCCCATTTGAAATCAAAGTAAAAGTTACGATAGGAGATGACAAATTCATTGCCGACTTCCGAGGGAGTCATCCTCAAGTGCCTGGACCCATCAACTGTTCCTACACAGCGCTCGTTTCAGCGGTCAGAACCATTTTTCTAGCGGTGACAAACCCTTCGCAGGATGTGAATGATGGTGTGTTCAGAACTTTGGAAGTGATCACAGATGAAAAATCTGTCCTTTCTGCAGAACGTCCGGCACCAGTATCGATTTATTGGGAAAGTATGCTTGCAGGAGCTGATTTAATCTGGAAAGCACTCGCGCCGGTGATACCTGAACGTTTATCAGCGGGACATTTATTATCCGTTTGTGCGGTCGTGTTATCAGGTCTTCATCAAGATACGAAAGAGCCTTTTCTGATTGTTGAACCTTCCGTTGGCGGTTGGGGTGCATCTGAGGGGCAGGACGGAGAGAAGGGGCAATTTTGTATAGGTGATGGAGAAACATACAATGTGCCGATTGAAGTAGCTGAAACCCGTTATGGAGTTATGATTGACGAATACAGTTTGAATACGGATGGGGCCGGGGCTGGTAAGTACATTGGCGGTTCAGGCGTTGTGCGATCTTATCGAGCCTTGACTGATAATCAGATGGCGTCTGTGACGTTTGGAAGAAATAAATTTTTACCGTGGGGATTCAACGGCGGCCATGAAGGATCAGGGAACAAATTTTTTGTCATCAAAGCGAACGGGGAAGAGGACGGCCCTCATGCCATTTATCCACGTTATCCTTTGAACAAAGGGGATGTTGTGAAGCTAGTGACCGCTTCTGGTGGAGGGTATGGAAATCCATATAAACGAAAACCTGAACGAGTTTCCCAAGATGTGAAAAATGGCTACATTTCTATTAAACAAGCAGAGGAAGTCTTTGGTGTAATTGTGAACCCTGAAAACTACACGGTGAAAGGCATAACAAAAGACAGAGAGAATATGGGGGCATAAAATGGACGTTTTAACGATCAATCAAATCAATCCCAGCCAAGAATCGCCAGTTCCTTTACGTACAGTCTTCGAAGAAAAAATAAGGGAAGGCATGGCGGTTTCGATGGGAACCGTTACAATTCCCCCTGGCAAAAGGGTTCCCCTCCAAGGGGTTTCCAATCACATACAGAATGAATATTCCATCATTGTAAAAGGGAGCATTTTAACCGAATGTGGTGGAAAAACATACCGGGTTTCCAGTGGTGATGCAACTTTTATCCGTGCTGGAGAAGAACATATCGCCTATAACGATGGAAAAGAAGATTGTGAAGTCATCTGGATGTTGGTCGGTTAATAGGGAAAGCCTTGGAAACAAGGTTTTTCTCTTGATAATAAATAACTGAAAATTAAGATTTTTTAGGAGGGGAAAATGATTGGAGTCCAAATCAAACAATGATTCTGTTTTTGGAAAAGATCAGGCTTTATCTGCTGTCCCGCGAAATGAAAGACAGCACTGGATGACGCCGGCCATGATTTTCGGCGGATTGGAGTTTACTATTCCGGTGTTAATGGTAGGGGCAACTTTGACAGCGAGCTTTGGAATGTCTCGGATCTTTTGGGTACTGATCGTTTCATTGATTGTTTTTCAATGGCTTGGAAATACGGTTTCAGGATATATCGGCGCTAAAACGGGCCGTTCTTCCTCAGTGATTGCA includes:
- a CDS encoding hydantoinase/oxoprolinase family protein gives rise to the protein MRVATDIGGTFTDLVYVDGNGEIGVAKSHTTPPRFEQGVMDVIEKSGIDPSAIQTFIHGTTVIINALTERKGVKTGLITTKGFRDVLEIARGNRPDLFNVRYQKPVPFVERYLRHEVEERLNYKGEVLTELNMEQVKEVVSIFKKEKVEAIAVSYLHSYINPRHEIETVELIKELWPEIAVTASHEVTKEWREYERTNTTVLNSYVKPIAASYVNRLQSKLSEGKAYSHNYIMQSNGGTTTFDSAKETPINMVESGPVAGIYGAAVLGELLGEENIIAFDIGGTTAKCSLINNGEVKVSTDYFIEKDERNAGYPIKVPVVDIVEIGNGGGSIAWIDEAGSLKVGPQSAGALPGPVAYGLGGTEPTTTDANLITGRLSPDNFDYNVNLDLVKDAIKKKVSDQYDLTVEEGALGIIRIANSNMLNALKLISVRKGHNPRDFVLVAFGGGGSMHALALAKDLGVKKVIVPVASSVFSAWGMLMTDLRHDYIQTFIKRLMNVDIAELNNEWRTLETNAYEQFDNEGLEEGKVLFTRFADMRYLGQEHAVKVPVPNGEWTEESITEITERFHQLHEKNFTFKLEETPVEIVNLHLTSFGQVKKPELKKLVGLTGSIEEAIKEARLVYYENEGWLTTKIYKRSLLPPGVQLEGPAIIEEPSASTVIYPDQTLTVDEYGNLLIDTGVE
- a CDS encoding helix-turn-helix domain-containing protein; this translates as MDEIYGMIKDLRLKNGLTLKQLSEKTELSVSFLSQVERGTSSLAITSLKKIADALGVKITEFFESESNPNYMVKASEHKPFKIERSEFTYTRLSGDFMSRSIEPLLVTLSPNQKQTQDYSHPGEEFYYVLKGGAVFNIDGTDYFMRQGDSIHFPSSCQHNIENPFAEETVLLCVLTPVIF
- a CDS encoding dynamin family protein, translated to MSDFQKLLKAKVSMDHSPLKKLQKSAVAAPVIIDHKLFNDESRKMDKLIENMDSSLKVVIMGEVKAGKSTLLNSFAGRNISPMDISEATGSIIEIKYHPEPYGKIILRDSIIEDKPDKIFDELQNNNNNQEFFKTCEGIEFGFPISNLKDFTLVDTPGLETITEDNSNRTKEYIAKTDVVIWVFNGHHLGQADVEEALIEVNRFGKPIIAVINRIDEIDEDPEVLIDYLDDEIGMFVEEIIAVSAFKANNAVLSGDDSLLTESGFQSLLEYIGDNISSNSEQVKKDVVINSAQVLLNRDLLIHEEYIKTIEFLQAQMEEIKNKVKMSSSRIHDNVLYQFENWYQNEFLSDEAEELKNIIKQSGYFQLKNDKKEVECKLQSIFSEENINNKLSERIKDMDKTYINEWKVAVDKIKREIQVEINDFKIEAEKELELKLKHNNKLNDGDSDFLSGASKGALLGGATGAASAFYAAALGPAAATVTAGMALSAFMPPMLLIGGTIGVVSAALKFKSEKSMAEKNIDDIFKNAKQQFKKELFNSISEKYVKQDEQILEKIDALLINSFANGVSTAQIVFLKMKLEKYLFEVKKHIEELKLIEV
- a CDS encoding dynamin family protein, which translates into the protein MFKDSAAKSIKTVIANKNRQVMKNRMRNHFQRLQSDINQILDDINFETGNENAKLVHPIIDELKALNFKMIQLTEGLDKTFELFVVGMGNYGKSTLINALLEQEVADMDVRPKTWKVDVYDATLSDDTCLIVYRDGGSEHRSLEETKIFLEEEENKTKRSRQLVKSELKKVLSELKTKEAVKETEEYLKKEFLYQSDVVEVRWPINPTYLSKRFMVVDTPGLVQENLSGDTIVSVQKYYHQADGVIWILDATKLASKKSKDMVNELEKSLSKIGGKTDNIIAVLNRIDLVRKNGGEEAEQKVLDEANKHFGKYFENFICISAKQAFNGIMKRDKQQRSESGIDSLINAVDANFYENAQKVQLQSRELSYKQIIREVTEDSYIIKAYMQRLRKEQEEYIERKESIINRFNRIGQNYKSEFENITSSFLDSVEIRVNNHAQVLFDFETDREREEYIKDYLFCLDEFQTKLEKFHKFWLEEIVTSMNQLAAETVFTEYKHIDPEAINKMFKEINMMSKNNISYSLDSADIQTENLSLASGAGIAAIGGLIFGPFGLLLAGITSFLGVNKGIAKLFKSGNLKRKLNETIQRHVKDIKKSILDDLECKNKEAKGNVLNEFIQSFQMLHGPYESSLKIEKSLNDLYKAVERPIIYPDIKSLIVYENKKILA